GTCGGGGCCAGAATAAACTATATAGCGTGTTGATTATAATAGGGCACGCCAAGCGCATCCGATTTATCACTGCCTGTGCTCATGTGGTTAAAATCAAATGGTGATTGTTCCGGTGATGGAGGAATAACCACCACATTGCCACAGGAAGTAACAACCGGCTGCGTGGTTTGTTCCGCAAAGCTCTGCGCAGAGAAGAGAATAAGCGCGGTTACCATTGCGGATAAAAGTGGTTTCATGATTGCCTCAGTGACGTTGTCACGTTATCAA
The nucleotide sequence above comes from Escherichia coli. Encoded proteins:
- the marB gene encoding multiple antibiotic resistance protein MarB produces the protein MKPLLSAMVTALILFSAQSFAEQTTQPVVTSCGNVVVIPPSPEQSPFDFNHMSTGSDKSDALGVPYYNQHAI